TGCTTAGCATTCTTGGGTTTGAGAGAACAATGGCCGCGATGCGTCTGGTGGGCAGATGAGCCTTTTTACGCGGTGAAATTAGAGCAAAAAGGCCTGAATGCCCGATTGGGAGGGGGCAGATTGTTCTTGGCTGGAAAAATCTTCGACACCATGAAAGGCTGGAAATCTATCGATTCGTTGGCTGAGATGCTGATGAAGTTTTTGAGTTTCCACACAGCCTCGACCCCAAGCAGCCGACCGCAAAGCCTCGATCAATGCCGGCTGCGTAGCGAGTGCTGCGGCTCCTAGCGGCCCCGTCACTTGTTGGCCGCAGCCGCATAGCGGTCGTCTGATCACCAGAGCTGGCGATTGGTCAAGGACAGTTTCTAGGCTATCAGCTGACAAGGCGGTATGAAGCTGCTTGAGTTCGGCCAACTCCAGACGCCACGGCTCTACTTTTAAAGGCGATTACAAGCAAAGAGTTCGCTACAAATTTACCTATTGGGGCGCACGCATCAACCTGGGAGCCGTTGAATACCCAACTACATGCTATGCAGACGCCCCTGTTTACAACTACTTAGAACGAGTGCCTAATGCCCACCGCTACGCCAGTCTGCGAACCTCCGGCAGTGGTTCCTCCACCAGCAGCAGCGCCACTGACTGACAAGGCCAACGTACCATCATTGGCGATGTGACCCGCCGTGGCGAACAACGCCGTACGCTTGGACAAGTGATACGTACCGCGGACGGCATACAACAGTGCCTGATTATCACTATGCTTGTAATCGAGCTTGAAGACTTGGCCATCCAGGACAAGTGCCTGCGTGATGGGGTAAGAAGCGCCCAAGTACCAAAGGTTGCTTCGTCGTGTCGCAGGCGTTGCGTCATTGCTGCGAGCTATCACACCTCCTCCAACTTTTAGCGCTGCAAACTCGGCCCAGCCAGCCACGGTTGTACGGCGATCCTTCTTGTCACTAGAGTTCAGACCCGCGAAGGCGCCAGCGCCACCGCGGATTTCATCTACGGCAGCAGATGCTCCCCAAGTGGGCGCGTCATACTTTACCATAGCGGACCATTGGCGGCAAGCCGACTTGTCAGTTGCGCTCTCGCCAGCGCAGTTGGTCCCTGACGGGCTATTCGCATTGACGGTATCGCGCCCAAAGCTATATGTGGCACCAACTGTCAAGCCATTGAATGTGCCGCGATAGGCGATGGAGTTATCTACGCGAGCATTTGGAAGATAACTATCCAGCGATCCCGCTCCATAAGCGTTGGGACCCAATATGTCCGCGTCGATCTGCGACCAGAACAACATGGAATATTGACGGCCAAGCGTCAAACTTCCCCAATCCCCAGACAACCCTACGAAAGCTTGGCGCCCAAAGAAGCGACCTCCTTGATTGAGAGTGCCACTGTCCGTGCCGAAGCCAGATTCCAACGTAAAAATTGCCTTGAGCCCGCCGCCCAGATCCTCGGTGCCGCGAAAACCAAGGCGCGAAGGAACGCTTACACCCAGGCCAGGCATACGGGTCAGGCTGCCGTTGCCGCCGACGTTGCTCAGATGCTCAACACCTGCATCCAGTACGCCGTAAATGGTCACGTTGGTCTGAGCCTGCGCGGCTCCGCAGGCTGTGGCCAGCAGCGCGCAAGCGAGTGCTACATGTTTCATTCGAATGTCTCCTCTTTCCTCTTTGTGGCTAACAAAAAAATTGGCCGCGAAGACTCAGGCTTCGCTTCGGCCGTTTGCATCCCAGTCCAATGGGCCGGCGCTATTGCCGGCCACTGAATACAGGGCCTGGGTATTACGGGTTTTCTGGAACTCCTGTAGTGATTGACCACGCATTGCCGCGTAGATGTGCAGGTTTGATACGCCGATGACGGCGCCCAGCTTTTCCAGCATGAAAAAGATCACGCCGTAATGAATGAGTCCGCGCCAATCGCGGCGGCGCAGCAGGTCGCGCTCTGTAGCGCTGAGGTTTGCGCGCTCATAAGAGGCTTCTTCATCGGCCAGGAACGCTGTGCGCGCATCGGGCTCGATCAGCGTATGTAGAAAACCGTTCAGGCGGAACGCTTTAACACTGCGCTCGAGATTGAACGGATACGTGCCCTGAAGCGATTCAGCACCTGCCAGTTGCGTTGCCATACGCGAAAGGTGGCGCTGCATTGCTGCTTGAGGCAATCCACTCTCGGTTGGCTCATAGATGGCGGTGGCTATGCCGGTCATCGACGGCAGGTAATAGCTCCGATGCAGACACTGGACCTGGGCCGCCAGAGCACCACGCATGGCCAGCCACATGATGACTTCGGCACCTTCCAGTCCGCCCAGGGTGGCGTACTCGGCCTGCGTCATCTCAGCCAGTTGTTCTGGATCCTTCTCTAGTAGATCGAGAAAGCGAGCATCCCACTCAGGGTTGTTGAAGCCGGCGCGCTCTCCATGTACTTGGTGGGACAGGCCGCCGGTGGCCACTATGGCAACGCGAAGCTCCTCGGGATAGCTCTCA
This DNA window, taken from Comamonas testosteroni TK102, encodes the following:
- a CDS encoding porin, which translates into the protein MKHVALACALLATACGAAQAQTNVTIYGVLDAGVEHLSNVGGNGSLTRMPGLGVSVPSRLGFRGTEDLGGGLKAIFTLESGFGTDSGTLNQGGRFFGRQAFVGLSGDWGSLTLGRQYSMLFWSQIDADILGPNAYGAGSLDSYLPNARVDNSIAYRGTFNGLTVGATYSFGRDTVNANSPSGTNCAGESATDKSACRQWSAMVKYDAPTWGASAAVDEIRGGAGAFAGLNSSDKKDRRTTVAGWAEFAALKVGGGVIARSNDATPATRRSNLWYLGASYPITQALVLDGQVFKLDYKHSDNQALLYAVRGTYHLSKRTALFATAGHIANDGTLALSVSGAAAGGGTTAGGSQTGVAVGIRHSF
- a CDS encoding gallate dioxygenase; the protein is MAKIIGGIAASHTPTIGFAFDRDKREDPDWAPIFKAFEPVQAWLTEKQPDVLLFIYNDHVTSFFFDHYSAFTLGVGEQWAVADEGGGARELPPVAGHPGLAAHIGQSLMSEEFDMSFFQGKALDHGCFSPLSVMCPHQPEWPVKLVPLQMGVLQFPIPSARRCFKLGQALRRAIESYPEELRVAIVATGGLSHQVHGERAGFNNPEWDARFLDLLEKDPEQLAEMTQAEYATLGGLEGAEVIMWLAMRGALAAQVQCLHRSYYLPSMTGIATAIYEPTESGLPQAAMQRHLSRMATQLAGAESLQGTYPFNLERSVKAFRLNGFLHTLIEPDARTAFLADEEASYERANLSATERDLLRRRDWRGLIHYGVIFFMLEKLGAVIGVSNLHIYAAMRGQSLQEFQKTRNTQALYSVAGNSAGPLDWDANGRSEA